From Lycium ferocissimum isolate CSIRO_LF1 chromosome 12, AGI_CSIRO_Lferr_CH_V1, whole genome shotgun sequence, one genomic window encodes:
- the LOC132039726 gene encoding 25.3 kDa vesicle transport protein SEC22-1-like, producing MVKLTMIARVTDGLPLAEGLDDGRDVPDADFYKQQAKSLFKNLSMGQIDASRMSVETGPYVFHYNIEGRVCYLTMCDRSYPKKLAFQYLEDLKNEFERVNGSQIETAARPYAFIKFDTFIQKTKKLYQDSRTQRNITKLNDELYEVHQIMTRNVQEVLGVGEKLDQVSQMSSRLTSESRIYADKARDLNRQALIRKWAPVAIVVGVVILLFWAKNKIW from the exons ATGGTGAAGTTGACTATGATTGCTCGTGTGACTGATGGTCTTCCTTTAGCTGAGGGACTGGATGATGGCCGTGATGTTCCGGATGCAGATTTCTACAAACAGCAAGCCAAGTCCTTGTTCAAGAACCTCTCTATGGGCCAGATTGATGCATCAAGGATGTCTGTAGAAACTGGGCCTTATGTTTTCCA TTATAACATTGAAGGCCGTGTTTGTTATTTGACAATGTGTGATCGCTCTTATCCCAAGAAACTTGCTTTTCAATACCTGGAAGACCTTAAGAATGAGTTTGAGCGTGTCAATGGGAGTCAAATTGAAACTGCTGCTAGGCCCTATGCTTTTATTAAATTTG ATACATTCATACAGAAGACGAAGAAACTGTACCAGGACAGCAGAACTCAGCGCAATATTACAAAGTTGAATGATGAACTTTACGAAGTTCATCAGATAATGACTCGAAATGTACAAGAAGTTTTAGGTGTTGGTGAAAAGTTGGATC AGGTCAGTCAGATGTCCAGTCGCTTGACGTCAGAATCCCGCATATATGCTGATAAAGCAAGAGACTTAAATCGTCAG GCTTTGATTCGGAAATGGGCTCCGGTCGCTATTGTCGTTGGAGTTGTTATTCTCCTCTTCTGGGCGAAAAATAAGATTTGGTGA